In the genome of Oxalobacter aliiformigenes, one region contains:
- a CDS encoding ABC transporter ATP-binding protein yields the protein METNAIEIRGLWTQFGNHIVHQDLDLTVKKGEIVSIVGGSGSGKTTLLREILGLQKPSRGTVKVLGIDIDKASASEMRRLDDRWGVLFQQGALFSALSVFDNIALPMRELHGLPESLITNAVLLKLQMAGLSPDDAVKMPADLSGGMIKRVALARALSLEPDLLFLDEPTAGLDPALSDSFVDLISGLHDELHLTVVMVSHDLDTILDLSTQIIVLADKKVVASGSPEDILRVRHPFIENFFLGNRGRKVLAGLPHLNVAKVLGGSNGK from the coding sequence ATGGAGACAAATGCTATCGAAATCCGTGGATTGTGGACACAGTTCGGTAATCATATCGTTCATCAGGACCTGGATCTGACTGTTAAAAAGGGTGAAATCGTTTCCATTGTCGGTGGCTCAGGTTCGGGAAAAACAACTTTGCTGCGCGAAATTCTCGGGTTGCAGAAACCGTCTCGTGGCACGGTCAAAGTGTTGGGAATCGATATTGACAAGGCAAGTGCATCTGAGATGCGGAGACTGGACGATCGCTGGGGAGTATTGTTCCAGCAAGGTGCCCTTTTTTCGGCTTTGTCGGTATTCGATAATATTGCATTGCCGATGCGTGAGTTACATGGTTTGCCGGAATCCCTGATAACGAATGCGGTATTGTTAAAACTTCAAATGGCCGGGTTATCTCCGGATGACGCCGTCAAAATGCCGGCAGATTTGTCTGGCGGAATGATAAAAAGAGTGGCATTGGCTCGTGCACTTTCACTTGAGCCTGATCTTTTGTTTCTTGATGAGCCGACCGCCGGTCTCGATCCTGCGCTTTCCGACAGTTTTGTGGATCTCATCTCCGGACTGCATGACGAGCTTCATTTAACTGTTGTGATGGTTTCGCATGATTTGGATACGATTCTTGATTTGTCGACTCAGATAATTGTTCTGGCTGACAAGAAAGTTGTCGCAAGTGGTTCGCCGGAAGACATTCTCCGGGTTCGACACCCTTTTATTGAAAATTTCTTTTTGGGAAACAGAGGCAGAAAAGTGTTGGCGGGCTTACCACATTTGAATGTCGCCAAGGTATTGGGAGGAAGTAATGGAAAATAA
- a CDS encoding MlaE family ABC transporter permease, which produces MSNDKDQIPRLDIIDANSVVARGRWRVESLAVSGNIARIQSTIRSFKEKNAVKWDLSQILELDYIGAQLLWDNWNKSRPQELVVTVEQNKLFSRLECAGSLKLPETKPPHWYFFEKIRKFPHTAAEHFSGTVGLVGQLMIDLLRFAKAPHKGPWTEISANIYHAGAQALSITAIVGFLIGVVLSYLSAQQLHVFGGDAFLVNLLGMSVIRELGPLLAAILVAGRSGSAMTAQLGVMRVTEELSAMQVMGMSHGFRLIMPKVIALSIVMPLLIIWTDMLALLGGMLAGSFEIGLSIPYFLSALPNAVPIANLWIGIGKGFVFGILIALIACYYGMKIKPNTESLGQGTTSSVVTSITIVILADAIFAVVLQGVGF; this is translated from the coding sequence ATGTCGAACGACAAGGATCAGATACCAAGACTTGACATTATTGATGCCAACAGTGTTGTCGCGCGTGGTCGCTGGCGGGTTGAGTCACTGGCTGTTTCCGGAAACATTGCCCGTATCCAGTCGACCATTCGTTCTTTTAAGGAAAAAAATGCCGTTAAATGGGATCTGAGCCAGATTCTTGAGCTTGATTATATTGGTGCCCAACTGTTGTGGGATAACTGGAACAAATCCCGGCCGCAAGAACTTGTTGTGACAGTTGAACAGAACAAGCTTTTTTCCCGGCTCGAATGCGCAGGTTCATTGAAGTTGCCGGAAACGAAACCTCCTCATTGGTATTTCTTTGAAAAAATCAGAAAATTTCCGCATACAGCGGCTGAGCACTTTTCCGGAACGGTCGGGCTGGTCGGGCAATTGATGATCGATCTGCTTCGTTTCGCCAAAGCGCCTCACAAAGGACCCTGGACAGAAATTTCCGCTAATATTTATCATGCAGGAGCGCAGGCACTCAGTATCACGGCGATTGTCGGTTTTCTGATCGGGGTCGTTTTGTCTTATCTGTCAGCGCAGCAGCTTCATGTATTTGGCGGAGATGCATTTCTTGTCAATCTTCTCGGAATGAGCGTAATAAGAGAACTGGGGCCTTTGCTTGCGGCCATTCTGGTGGCTGGCCGTTCGGGATCGGCCATGACCGCCCAACTGGGTGTTATGCGGGTTACCGAGGAACTGAGCGCCATGCAAGTGATGGGAATGTCTCACGGGTTCAGACTGATCATGCCGAAAGTCATTGCTTTGTCGATTGTTATGCCTTTACTGATCATATGGACAGACATGTTGGCGTTGCTGGGAGGGATGCTGGCAGGAAGTTTCGAAATTGGTTTGTCTATTCCTTATTTTCTTTCCGCATTGCCTAATGCGGTTCCCATCGCCAATTTGTGGATCGGAATTGGAAAAGGATTCGTTTTCGGTATCCTGATAGCGTTGATCGCATGTTATTACGGCATGAAAATCAAGCCGAATACAGAAAGTCTCGGACAGGGAACGACCAGTTCTGTTGTGACGTCGATAACCATCGTTATTTTGGCTGATGCCATTTTCGCGGTTGTTCTCCAGGGAGTGGGATTCTGA
- a CDS encoding type III pantothenate kinase: MLLVDAGNTFIKWARPNPDQIFNPESVSWKNFGAVRHHELAALKSAWKKLHEEKPIQHILISNVAGQYLGNILFEFLTTLKPAPLKIEWFYSRPSLGGVKNTYLDYRKLGSDRFASMIGAHSLFPDKALVIVTAGTATTIDTLSPDGTFLGGMILPGLKLMAESLAQNTAQLPDINQMNNESAVFANNTGDAILSGCLNAQAGAIERAVMTQSRQFPGVLCLLSGGAARYIAPNLPIPFRIIDNLVLIGLHTFSVQNIS; the protein is encoded by the coding sequence ATGCTGCTAGTTGACGCAGGAAATACCTTTATCAAATGGGCCCGTCCCAATCCTGACCAGATATTCAACCCGGAATCCGTCAGCTGGAAAAATTTCGGAGCGGTCAGACATCATGAACTTGCCGCTCTGAAAAGCGCCTGGAAAAAATTGCATGAGGAAAAGCCGATCCAGCACATCCTCATTTCCAATGTCGCCGGCCAATATCTTGGCAACATTCTTTTTGAATTTCTGACAACGCTAAAACCCGCCCCTCTGAAAATCGAGTGGTTTTATTCCAGACCTTCACTGGGAGGCGTTAAAAATACCTATCTGGATTACAGAAAACTGGGAAGTGACCGTTTCGCCTCAATGATCGGCGCCCATTCACTTTTTCCCGACAAAGCTCTCGTCATCGTCACCGCCGGGACAGCGACAACAATCGACACATTATCACCGGACGGAACCTTCCTCGGAGGCATGATACTTCCCGGGCTGAAGCTGATGGCTGAATCATTGGCACAAAACACGGCACAACTGCCGGATATCAATCAGATGAACAATGAATCTGCCGTTTTCGCAAACAATACAGGTGACGCCATATTGAGCGGATGCCTGAACGCACAGGCAGGAGCAATCGAGCGGGCAGTCATGACACAGAGCCGGCAATTTCCCGGTGTTCTCTGTCTTTTATCGGGTGGCGCCGCCCGTTATATCGCTCCCAATCTTCCTATACCCTTCAGAATAATAGATAATCTCGTCCTGATAGGACTGCACACATTTTCCGTTCAAAACATATCCTGA
- a CDS encoding SPOR domain-containing protein → MALPPDMINRITVDTASSYMVFIPPSKNSKMAERKIAELQERGISHYFFIPDGKFRYAISLGIFKTEDSARKLVAELKKRGIHNASIAGRGKITQGIAFQVNNPDDHQLDRINDLLDAYPQITRKSCQQPGEVVQ, encoded by the coding sequence ATGGCACTTCCACCCGATATGATCAATCGTATAACAGTCGATACGGCATCCAGTTACATGGTTTTTATTCCGCCATCCAAAAATTCGAAGATGGCCGAAAGAAAAATTGCTGAATTACAGGAACGAGGAATCAGCCATTATTTTTTCATCCCGGACGGGAAATTCCGGTATGCAATTTCACTTGGAATCTTCAAGACAGAAGATTCCGCCAGAAAACTGGTCGCGGAGCTTAAAAAGCGCGGCATACACAATGCATCAATTGCCGGGCGCGGAAAAATTACACAGGGCATTGCGTTTCAGGTAAACAATCCGGATGATCATCAACTCGATCGAATAAACGACTTGCTCGACGCATATCCTCAAATCACCAGAAAATCCTGCCAACAACCAGGTGAAGTCGTTCAGTGA
- a CDS encoding MBL fold metallo-hydrolase, whose amino-acid sequence MKFQIIPVTPFQQNCTLMWDETTNKAAVVDPGGDIDKISEALKQRNLTLEKVFVTHGHLDHCGGARKLADLYNVPIEGPNKEDAWLLEQLNSDQTRMWGLPPGDPFTPDRWLNQGDEVTVGNETLQVFHCPGHSPGHVIFFHAPTKVAISGDVLFAGSIGRTDLPKGSFKALEKSIRENMYKLGDDVQFIPGHGPVSSIGQERRGNAFVRDKN is encoded by the coding sequence ATGAAGTTTCAAATCATTCCTGTTACTCCTTTTCAGCAAAATTGCACCCTCATGTGGGACGAAACAACCAATAAAGCCGCAGTCGTCGATCCAGGCGGAGATATTGACAAAATCAGTGAAGCGCTGAAACAGCGCAATCTTACACTGGAAAAAGTATTCGTAACCCATGGCCATCTGGACCATTGCGGTGGAGCCAGAAAACTGGCAGACCTGTATAACGTGCCGATCGAAGGACCGAACAAGGAAGATGCATGGTTGCTGGAACAGCTGAATTCCGACCAGACACGTATGTGGGGTCTTCCTCCCGGCGATCCGTTCACACCCGACCGCTGGCTCAATCAGGGAGACGAAGTTACGGTAGGCAATGAAACCTTGCAGGTATTTCATTGTCCCGGCCATTCACCCGGCCACGTTATCTTCTTCCATGCACCGACCAAAGTCGCTATCTCAGGCGATGTGCTTTTTGCCGGTTCAATCGGACGAACCGATCTTCCCAAAGGCAGCTTCAAGGCTCTGGAGAAATCCATCCGGGAAAACATGTACAAACTGGGCGACGATGTCCAGTTCATCCCCGGACACGGTCCCGTTTCATCCATAGGCCAGGAACGGCGGGGCAACGCCTTTGTAAGAGATAAAAATTAA
- a CDS encoding ATP synthase subunit I, which produces MRRVVLRQLAIAAVIAVIAVIIGGKPAGVSSILAALCFIVPNAIFVLFFYLGIRGTGPANLVLFAVIEFAKIVLTIGCVCLVFLAYKDINWIAFTVSFVISFKSYIFLLSKLKS; this is translated from the coding sequence ATGAGACGTGTTGTTTTACGGCAGTTAGCAATTGCAGCAGTTATCGCTGTGATTGCCGTAATAATCGGTGGGAAACCAGCAGGGGTATCGTCCATTTTGGCGGCATTATGTTTCATTGTTCCCAATGCCATTTTTGTTCTGTTTTTTTATCTGGGAATAAGAGGCACCGGGCCGGCGAATCTTGTGCTTTTTGCTGTCATCGAGTTTGCGAAAATTGTTTTGACAATAGGTTGTGTCTGTTTGGTTTTTCTGGCCTATAAAGACATTAACTGGATTGCTTTTACAGTCAGTTTCGTTATCAGTTTCAAAAGTTATATTTTTTTATTGTCTAAATTGAAAAGTTGA
- the atpB gene encoding F0F1 ATP synthase subunit A yields the protein MDTQHAPTLAEYITHHLKNLGTSHQEKIIDFSIINVDTVFWSIFCGVVACLVMFIVAKKATSGVPGRVQSAVEMLVEMVDNQAKAQIHGDRRFIAPLALTIFIWIALMNCLDFIPVDLFSQIFAWTGLDVHLPYHRLVPTSDLNAPVGIALCVIVMSIYYGLKIKGIKGFFHELFCAPFGPLMFPANILLNIIEYLARFISLSMRLWGNMYAGELIFLMIAILGSYAALSLGGSLFFIGHVIAGSVWAIFHILVVFLQAFIFMMLTLVYLGLAHESH from the coding sequence ATGGATACGCAACACGCACCTACTTTAGCGGAATACATTACCCACCATCTGAAGAACCTTGGAACGTCGCATCAGGAAAAGATTATCGATTTTTCCATCATTAATGTGGATACCGTTTTCTGGTCGATTTTCTGTGGTGTCGTCGCCTGTCTTGTCATGTTTATCGTTGCCAAAAAAGCGACATCCGGTGTTCCGGGACGTGTGCAATCGGCGGTAGAAATGCTGGTTGAAATGGTTGACAATCAGGCCAAAGCGCAAATTCACGGTGATCGCCGTTTTATTGCTCCGCTGGCTCTGACAATTTTCATCTGGATTGCCTTGATGAACTGCCTGGATTTCATTCCTGTGGATCTGTTCAGCCAGATATTTGCCTGGACCGGTCTGGACGTACACTTGCCGTACCATCGTCTGGTACCGACATCCGATCTGAATGCACCGGTCGGTATCGCTCTGTGCGTGATTGTCATGTCCATCTACTATGGGCTTAAAATCAAGGGTATCAAAGGTTTTTTTCATGAGCTGTTCTGTGCCCCGTTCGGACCACTGATGTTTCCTGCCAATATCCTGCTGAATATTATTGAATATCTGGCAAGATTTATTTCCCTTTCCATGCGGTTGTGGGGAAATATGTATGCGGGTGAACTGATCTTTTTGATGATCGCCATTCTCGGTTCTTATGCAGCGTTGTCTCTTGGCGGATCACTGTTCTTTATCGGCCACGTTATCGCTGGTTCAGTCTGGGCGATTTTCCATATCCTGGTCGTCTTTTTGCAGGCTTTCATTTTCATGATGCTGACGCTTGTCTATCTTGGTCTGGCACATGAAAGTCATTGA
- the atpE gene encoding F0F1 ATP synthase subunit C, with translation MSMLSVACGIVVGLAALGAAIGIGFLSGKFIEASARQPELTNPMRTNTLLLAGLVDAVYLIAVAIALMFAFVNPFAG, from the coding sequence ATGAGTATGTTAAGTGTGGCTTGCGGTATCGTTGTAGGTCTGGCAGCTCTGGGTGCTGCAATCGGGATTGGTTTTCTTTCCGGAAAATTCATTGAAGCTTCTGCCCGTCAGCCTGAACTGACAAACCCGATGCGTACCAATACGTTGCTTCTGGCAGGTCTGGTTGACGCGGTTTATCTGATCGCCGTTGCTATCGCCCTCATGTTTGCATTCGTCAATCCATTTGCAGGTTAA
- a CDS encoding F0F1 ATP synthase subunit B produces MNLNATLFVQIVVFLVFAIFTAKVVWPPLVKVLDERSQRIADSLAAAEKSKQEVASVEQHVQAEIKKAREEGQKRIAEAEQRAQIVAAEIKQNAEQQASKIIQQAKIEAQQEVLRAKEELRADVAALAMKGAEQILKREINSATYADLLKQISNEL; encoded by the coding sequence GTGAACTTAAATGCCACATTATTTGTACAAATTGTGGTCTTCCTTGTCTTTGCTATTTTTACGGCAAAGGTGGTATGGCCCCCATTGGTTAAAGTACTTGACGAACGGTCGCAAAGAATTGCGGATAGTTTAGCTGCTGCTGAAAAAAGCAAACAGGAAGTTGCTTCTGTTGAACAGCATGTTCAGGCAGAAATCAAAAAAGCCCGTGAAGAAGGCCAGAAACGCATCGCTGAAGCTGAACAACGCGCACAGATCGTTGCAGCGGAAATCAAACAGAATGCGGAACAGCAGGCCAGCAAGATCATTCAGCAAGCCAAAATTGAAGCACAACAGGAAGTATTGCGTGCAAAAGAGGAATTGCGGGCTGATGTCGCTGCTCTTGCCATGAAAGGAGCTGAACAAATCCTGAAACGTGAAATCAACAGTGCTACTTATGCGGATTTGTTGAAACAAATTTCTAACGAGTTGTGA
- the atpH gene encoding ATP synthase F1 subunit delta, with amino-acid sequence MDKTTTALPYAEALFQLSQNSGEKGSELVDGFVNQLVAISKNKEFQNLISNPDLQTNEVVDFILLLVKTLKNDKVRNFVSLLPEIGEQYYKLRSTVKSSAHATILSAFPLTQQQLDELMPAIEKRFGRKLNPTVTIDNSVIGGIKVIVDDEVLDLTVSTKLQKMQEVLAS; translated from the coding sequence ATGGATAAAACTACGACAGCTCTTCCTTATGCCGAAGCACTTTTTCAGTTATCCCAAAATAGTGGTGAAAAAGGTTCCGAATTGGTAGACGGTTTCGTCAACCAACTGGTGGCTATTTCGAAAAACAAGGAATTCCAGAATCTTATTTCCAATCCTGACTTGCAGACCAATGAAGTGGTGGATTTCATTCTCTTGCTGGTCAAGACACTGAAAAATGATAAGGTCAGAAATTTCGTTTCACTGTTGCCGGAGATCGGTGAGCAGTATTACAAACTGAGAAGTACAGTGAAAAGCTCTGCTCATGCAACCATATTGAGTGCATTTCCGTTGACGCAACAACAACTTGATGAGTTGATGCCTGCAATTGAAAAACGGTTTGGTCGCAAACTCAATCCGACAGTGACGATTGATAACTCTGTTATCGGTGGAATCAAGGTTATTGTTGATGATGAAGTGCTTGATCTGACTGTAAGTACAAAACTGCAGAAAATGCAGGAAGTTCTTGCTTCATAA
- the atpA gene encoding F0F1 ATP synthase subunit alpha: protein MSLNPSEISELIKSRIESLDDTAEIHNQGTIVSVSDGICRIRGLSNAMQGEMLEFPGNTYGLALNLERHFVGAVILGEYEHISEGDTVRCTGRILEVPIGPELLGRVVDALGRPIDGKGPVNAKLTAPIEKIAPGVIARQSVSQPMQTGLKAIDSMVPIGRGQRELIIGDRQTGKTAIAIDAIINQKGQNMVCIYVAIGQKASSIKNIVRALEENGAMEYTIVVTATASESAAMQYIAPYAGCTMGEYFRDRGQDALIVYDDLSKQAVAYRQVSLLLRRPPGREAFPGDVFYLHSRLLERAARVNEHYVEQFTNGEVKGKTGSLTALPIIETQAGDVSAFVPTNVISITDGQIFLETNLFNSGIRPAINAGISVSRVGSAAQTKAVKGLSGGIRTDLAQYRELAAFAQFASDLDDATRRQLDRGARVTELLKQDQYSPLPVSLMCVSLFAVNSGFLDDIEVKNVLPFEAALHSYMKTEQADLLNRIEENKRLDKDDESKLAEAIAEFKKGSNFSA, encoded by the coding sequence ATGTCACTCAACCCGTCCGAAATCAGTGAATTGATTAAAAGCCGGATAGAAAGTCTTGATGATACGGCAGAAATTCACAATCAGGGTACAATTGTCTCCGTATCCGACGGTATTTGCCGGATAAGAGGACTTTCCAATGCCATGCAAGGCGAAATGCTGGAATTTCCAGGAAATACTTATGGTCTTGCACTGAATCTTGAACGTCATTTTGTTGGCGCTGTTATTTTAGGTGAATACGAACATATTTCTGAAGGGGATACTGTCAGATGTACAGGTCGTATTCTTGAAGTTCCCATTGGTCCGGAATTGCTGGGACGTGTCGTCGACGCATTGGGGCGTCCAATCGATGGGAAAGGTCCCGTCAACGCCAAACTGACAGCCCCTATCGAAAAAATCGCTCCGGGCGTTATTGCACGTCAATCCGTTTCCCAGCCGATGCAAACCGGACTCAAGGCAATTGACTCCATGGTACCGATCGGACGGGGTCAGCGTGAATTGATCATCGGCGACCGGCAGACCGGTAAAACAGCCATTGCGATTGATGCCATCATCAATCAAAAGGGTCAAAACATGGTCTGTATTTATGTCGCGATCGGCCAGAAAGCCTCATCCATCAAGAACATAGTCCGGGCACTCGAAGAAAACGGGGCAATGGAATACACCATTGTTGTGACGGCTACGGCATCCGAATCGGCAGCCATGCAGTATATCGCGCCATACGCCGGTTGCACCATGGGTGAATACTTCCGGGATCGTGGTCAGGATGCACTGATTGTATATGACGACCTTTCAAAACAGGCTGTTGCTTACCGTCAGGTTTCCCTGTTGTTGCGTCGTCCACCTGGACGTGAAGCTTTCCCCGGTGACGTTTTCTATTTGCATTCCCGTCTCCTCGAACGTGCAGCCCGTGTCAATGAACACTACGTTGAACAATTCACCAACGGCGAAGTAAAGGGCAAGACCGGATCGTTGACAGCTTTGCCAATCATTGAAACCCAGGCGGGTGACGTTTCTGCTTTCGTTCCAACCAACGTCATTTCCATTACCGACGGTCAGATCTTTTTGGAAACGAACCTTTTCAATTCAGGGATCCGTCCTGCCATCAATGCGGGTATTTCTGTTTCGCGTGTCGGTAGTGCCGCGCAAACCAAGGCAGTCAAAGGTCTCTCAGGCGGTATTCGTACCGACTTGGCTCAGTATCGTGAATTGGCAGCATTCGCACAGTTTGCTTCCGATCTTGATGATGCAACGAGACGGCAACTTGATCGTGGTGCCCGTGTTACAGAATTGTTGAAACAGGATCAGTATTCTCCACTTCCGGTTTCATTGATGTGCGTTTCCCTGTTTGCTGTAAACAGCGGTTTCCTTGATGATATTGAAGTCAAAAATGTCCTTCCGTTTGAAGCAGCGTTGCACAGCTATATGAAAACTGAACAAGCTGATTTGCTCAATCGTATCGAAGAAAACAAGCGTCTGGACAAAGACGATGAATCGAAACTGGCTGAAGCTATTGCTGAATTCAAAAAAGGCAGTAATTTTTCAGCCTGA
- the atpG gene encoding F0F1 ATP synthase subunit gamma → MASGKDIRNQIRSVENTKKITKAMEMVAASKMRKAQDRMRASRPYSETIRNIASHLASAHPDYVHPYMVARNTSKGVGIIVVTTDKGLCGGLNTNILRIATNKMREEEKKGNKITTLAIGSKGLGYLNRIGARIISHITQLGDAPRIEQLIGPLKLLLDEYNAEKLDAIYLCYNKFINTMKQETVVEQILPLPKDALERKDPNIPLPDYIYEPDAATVINALLQRYIETLVYQGIAENIASEQSSRMVAMKSASDNAGNLISDLGLVYNKTRQAAITTELTEIVSGAAAVSVSAE, encoded by the coding sequence ATGGCATCAGGCAAAGACATACGTAATCAGATTCGTAGCGTCGAAAATACGAAAAAGATTACCAAAGCAATGGAAATGGTTGCCGCATCCAAAATGCGCAAGGCGCAGGACAGGATGCGTGCAAGCCGCCCATACAGTGAAACTATTCGCAATATAGCTTCTCATCTGGCAAGTGCTCACCCTGACTATGTTCATCCATACATGGTTGCAAGAAATACATCCAAGGGAGTGGGTATTATTGTTGTAACGACCGACAAGGGGTTGTGTGGCGGTCTGAACACCAATATATTGAGAATTGCCACAAATAAAATGAGGGAAGAGGAAAAAAAGGGTAATAAAATCACGACTCTGGCAATCGGTTCAAAGGGTTTGGGTTATTTGAACCGGATCGGTGCCAGAATCATTTCCCACATCACACAATTGGGTGATGCACCTCGAATCGAACAGCTGATTGGACCATTGAAATTGCTTCTTGATGAATATAACGCAGAAAAACTTGATGCAATTTATCTGTGTTACAACAAGTTCATCAATACCATGAAGCAGGAGACTGTTGTCGAACAGATTCTTCCCCTGCCAAAGGACGCATTGGAACGAAAAGACCCAAATATTCCTTTGCCAGACTACATTTATGAGCCTGATGCGGCTACAGTTATCAATGCTTTGTTGCAACGTTATATCGAAACTTTGGTTTATCAAGGTATTGCCGAAAACATCGCATCCGAACAATCTTCACGTATGGTGGCGATGAAATCGGCCAGTGATAATGCCGGAAACCTTATTTCCGATTTGGGACTGGTTTACAACAAGACCCGTCAGGCTGCGATTACAACAGAATTGACTGAAATTGTTTCCGGTGCAGCAGCTGTTTCTGTTTCAGCAGAGTGA
- the atpD gene encoding F0F1 ATP synthase subunit beta, whose translation MAEGKIVQCIGAVVDVRFSPGDVPQVYDALKMEGSDLTLEVQQQLGGGIVRTIALGSSDGLRRGMTIKNTGKPIMVPVGEATLGRILNVLGEPVDEAGPVETDQRASIHHQPPAYTDLSPSQELLETGIKVIDLICPFAKGGKVGLFGGAGVGKTVNMMELINNIAKQHSGLSVFAGVGERTREGNDFYHEMQESNVLDKVAMVYGQMNEPPGNRLRVALTGLTIAESFRDQGRDVLFFVDNIYRFTLAGTEVSALLGRMPSAVGYQPTLAEEMGKLQERITSTTTGSITSIQAVYVPADDLTDPSPATTFAHLDSTVVLSRDIASLGIYPAVDPLDSTSRQLDPHVVGEEHYNTARSVQSILQRYKELRDIIAILGMDELAPEDKLVVARARKIQRFLSQPFHVAEVFTGSPGKYVPLKDTIRGFQMIVSGELDHLPEQAFYMVGSIDEAIEKAERM comes from the coding sequence ATGGCAGAAGGCAAAATCGTTCAGTGTATTGGCGCTGTGGTTGACGTGAGATTTTCTCCCGGCGACGTACCACAGGTGTATGATGCTCTAAAGATGGAAGGTTCCGACCTGACACTGGAAGTTCAGCAGCAATTGGGCGGAGGTATTGTACGTACCATTGCACTGGGTTCGTCAGATGGCTTGCGTCGTGGCATGACCATCAAAAATACTGGCAAACCTATTATGGTTCCAGTCGGAGAAGCGACTCTTGGCCGTATTCTTAATGTTCTCGGCGAACCGGTTGATGAAGCGGGTCCTGTTGAAACCGACCAGAGAGCTTCCATTCACCATCAACCTCCAGCCTATACCGATCTGTCTCCTTCGCAGGAATTGCTGGAAACTGGCATCAAAGTTATCGATTTGATCTGCCCGTTTGCCAAGGGCGGTAAAGTCGGTTTGTTCGGTGGTGCCGGTGTGGGCAAAACCGTCAATATGATGGAACTGATCAATAACATTGCAAAACAGCATTCCGGTTTGTCCGTTTTTGCCGGTGTTGGTGAACGTACTCGTGAAGGTAACGACTTCTATCACGAAATGCAGGAATCCAACGTTCTGGACAAGGTTGCCATGGTTTATGGTCAGATGAATGAACCTCCCGGAAACCGTCTCCGTGTTGCATTGACCGGTTTGACCATTGCGGAAAGTTTCCGTGACCAGGGACGTGATGTTCTGTTCTTTGTCGACAATATCTACCGTTTCACATTGGCTGGTACAGAAGTTTCCGCCTTGCTGGGTCGTATGCCATCCGCTGTGGGTTATCAACCTACACTGGCAGAAGAAATGGGTAAATTGCAGGAACGGATTACTTCGACGACAACGGGTTCCATTACATCCATCCAGGCTGTTTATGTTCCTGCCGATGACTTGACTGACCCTTCTCCGGCAACGACCTTCGCTCACCTGGATTCAACAGTCGTTCTTTCCCGTGACATCGCTTCCTTGGGAATTTATCCTGCAGTTGATCCGCTGGATTCCACATCCCGTCAGCTTGACCCGCATGTTGTCGGTGAAGAACATTACAACACAGCCCGTTCCGTACAAAGTATTTTGCAGCGTTACAAGGAATTGCGGGATATTATCGCCATTCTGGGTATGGATGAACTGGCGCCTGAAGACAAACTGGTGGTTGCACGTGCCAGAAAGATACAGCGTTTTCTGTCGCAGCCATTCCACGTTGCTGAAGTCTTTACCGGTTCGCCAGGAAAATATGTTCCACTGAAAGATACGATCAGAGGTTTCCAGATGATTGTTTCCGGTGAACTGGATCATTTGCCTGAACAGGCTTTCTATATGGTGGGTTCCATTGACGAAGCCATCGAAAAAGCCGAACGCATGTAA
- a CDS encoding F0F1 ATP synthase subunit epsilon, which translates to MANTIHIDVVSAEELIFSGEAEFVVLPGEMGELGIYPRHLPLITRIKPGAVRIKTANTEEYVFVAGGILDVQPHVVTVLADTAIRAKDLDEAKAEEAKKQAENALLNQNSKIDYARAQAEIAQAIAQLALIKRLQNRRKH; encoded by the coding sequence ATGGCCAACACCATTCATATTGATGTTGTATCTGCGGAAGAATTGATTTTTTCTGGAGAAGCGGAATTCGTCGTGTTGCCAGGCGAGATGGGAGAACTCGGGATATATCCTCGTCACCTTCCGTTAATTACGCGTATAAAACCGGGTGCTGTACGTATCAAAACAGCCAATACAGAAGAATATGTTTTTGTGGCGGGCGGTATTCTCGATGTACAGCCACACGTCGTTACTGTATTGGCCGATACTGCAATTCGGGCAAAAGATCTTGACGAAGCCAAAGCTGAAGAAGCCAAGAAACAGGCCGAAAACGCTTTGCTGAATCAGAATTCCAAGATTGACTATGCCAGAGCCCAAGCTGAAATCGCACAGGCTATTGCACAACTGGCACTGATCAAGCGACTCCAAAACCGTCGGAAACATTGA